The DNA segment CGGAACTTTTATAGGAAATTATGATAAAGGTGGCCACAAAATCAGCCTGGAAATCACCATCCATAAAAGCGACCAGACTATCCATAAAAACAATACGGTGATTCCCTTATTCAATACGCTTAATATTATGGAAATGGCAGGACAGGACTATTCTACAATGTTCAGCCAGGACAAAGGCTTAATGGTGGAATTTACCTTAACAAAAGATCTTAAAAATGCGCAGTTGAGATATATTACCACCGGACACGGAGGCTGGGAAAATGGTGATGAATTTGTTCCGAAAACCAATACGGTCTTATTAGACGGAAATAAGGTATTTTCTTTTATCCCCTGGAGATCAGACTGCGGTTCTTACCGTCTTTATAATCCGGCATCCGGAAATTTTGGCGACGGACTGTCTTCATCAGACCTAAGCCGCTCAAACTGGTGCCCCGGAACTATTACGAATCCTGATTTTATTTCTCTTGGAGATCTTAAAGCCGGAAAACATACCATTCAGGTAAAAATCCCTCAGGGACCAACCGAAGGAAACAGTTTCAGCTCCTGGAATGTTTCAGGTGTCCTGCTGGGAAATGAATAAAAAAAACCTTCTCGCAAATTGGATCTGCAAGAAGGTAAAAACACAAATGATGAAAAAAAATTATTTCGAGCCACAAAGTAATGGGAAAAATTTCCGTAATTAATTATCATACATTAATAAATATTCAATTTTAATTTTGTATATGTTTAACACCATACGGGCAGTTAAAAAATTTAACTAAAATCATATAAAATTTTACATATAATTAAAATTTTACTAAATAATAAATCATTAAGTTAAAAATATACGCTTAATGATTTTTTTTATTGTTTATTATAAACCACAACAATACTTTTGTTTTAATTAAATGATAAAACAATGTGTGGAATTGTATGTCTTTTTGACGCTAAACAAAAAACTGAAATATTAAGACCTCAGGTTCTCGAAATGTCTAAAAAAATCCGTCACCGCGGTCCGGACTGGAGCGGGGTCTTCCAGGATGAAAAAGTAGTTTTCTCCCACGAAAGGCTCGCTATTGTAGATCCTACTTCCGGAAAGCAACCACTTTTTTCCAAAGACGGGAAAGTAGTTCTTGCCGTAAACGGGGAAATTTACAACCATCGAGAATTAAAAGAAGAGTTTCCGGATTATGAATTTCAGACCCAGTCTGACTGTGAAGTTATCCTGGCACTTTATAGAAGATACGGTAAAGATTTTATAGAAAAACTAAACGGTATTTTTGCTTTTTCACTGTACGATACCGAAAACGACATTTACCTTATTGCCCGCGATCATATGGGAATCTGCCCGCTCTATCAGGGATGGGATAAGAACGGAAATTATTATGTAGCTTCCGAACTGAAAGCACTGGAAGGAATCTGTAAAAAAATCGAAACCTTTTTACCCGGACATTTTGTGTACAGCAAGGATGGAAGCGAACTCCAGCAATGGTATAAAAGAGACTGGGAAAATTATGACGCTGTTAAAGACAATGAAACTGATATTGATGTATTAAGAAAAGGCCTGGAAGATGCCGTACACCGACAACTCATGAGTGATGTTCCTTACGGAGTGCTTCTTTCCGGCGGTTTAGACTCTTCCGTGATTTCTGCCATAACGGCAAAATTTGCAAGACAGAGAGTAGAAAGCGGGGACACGCAGGAAGCATGGTACCCGCGATTACACAGCTTTGCAGTTGGTCTTGTAGGCTCTCCCGATCTGGCAGCTGCGCAAAAAGCAGCGGAACACATCGGGTCGGTTCACCATGAAGTAAATTTTACCGTTCGGGAAGGTCTTGATGCGATCCGTGATGTAATTTATCACCTGGAAACATACGATGTTACCACTATCAGAGCGTCTACCCCGATGTATCTTCTGGCAAGAGTAATTAAATCAATGGGAATTAAAATGGTACTTTCGGGAGAAGGTTCTGATGAATTGTTCGGAGGATATTTATATTTTCATAAAGCACCTGATGCGAAAGAATTCCACGATGAAACCGTTAGAAAGTTGGGAAAACTTCACCTTTACGATTGTCTGCGTGCCAACAAAGCGCTAATGAGTTGGGGTATTGAAGGCCGCGTTCCTTTTTTAGATAAAGAATTTATGGATACTGCAATGACCGTTAACCCTAAAGATAAAATGGTAAATGCCGCTGAAGGAAAGATTGAAAAATGGGTATTGAGAAAAGCATTTGAAGACATTCTTCCGGAATCCATCGTCTGGAGACAAAAAGAACAGTTTTCGGATGGTGTGGGCTATTCATGGATTGATACATTGAAAGCCGTTGCCGAGAAAGAAGTTACCGATGAAATGATGACGAACGCACGATTCAGATTTCCTGTGAATACGCCTCAGAATAAAGAAGAATACCGCTACCGATCTATTTTTGAAGAACATTTTCCAAGTGAAACAGCTGCCGCTACCGTACCTTCTGTTCCTTCAGTTGCCTGCTCCACTCCTATTGCTTTGGAATGGGATGAAGCTTTCAAAAACATGAATGATCCCAGCGGAAGGGCTGTAAAAGTCCATGAAACTTCTTACGGAGAATAAGGTTGAGGATTAGAGTGCATGAAAGTTTTTTGTGTTTGTGAAATTACTTTCAATTTTTAAATATTCCTGATTGATCAATGCATATTATCAATTTTGAAGCTAAACCTTTAACCTTAAAAACCTGCAACATAAATATAAATTTATCAATCCTGTAGCAATACAGGATTTTCTTTTGCAGTAACGATAATAATATTGTTACAATTTAACCGTTTATGAAAAATATTATCTAATAAATAATTATATTTGGAAAACGAAAATATCAATTATAAAAAAATGAGAAGAAACATTACTATCTTATTTGCTTTATTATCCATGACTTTGGCTTTCGGACAGGGAAAATACGGCAAATATCT comes from the Chryseobacterium nepalense genome and includes:
- the asnB gene encoding asparagine synthase B; this translates as MCGIVCLFDAKQKTEILRPQVLEMSKKIRHRGPDWSGVFQDEKVVFSHERLAIVDPTSGKQPLFSKDGKVVLAVNGEIYNHRELKEEFPDYEFQTQSDCEVILALYRRYGKDFIEKLNGIFAFSLYDTENDIYLIARDHMGICPLYQGWDKNGNYYVASELKALEGICKKIETFLPGHFVYSKDGSELQQWYKRDWENYDAVKDNETDIDVLRKGLEDAVHRQLMSDVPYGVLLSGGLDSSVISAITAKFARQRVESGDTQEAWYPRLHSFAVGLVGSPDLAAAQKAAEHIGSVHHEVNFTVREGLDAIRDVIYHLETYDVTTIRASTPMYLLARVIKSMGIKMVLSGEGSDELFGGYLYFHKAPDAKEFHDETVRKLGKLHLYDCLRANKALMSWGIEGRVPFLDKEFMDTAMTVNPKDKMVNAAEGKIEKWVLRKAFEDILPESIVWRQKEQFSDGVGYSWIDTLKAVAEKEVTDEMMTNARFRFPVNTPQNKEEYRYRSIFEEHFPSETAAATVPSVPSVACSTPIALEWDEAFKNMNDPSGRAVKVHETSYGE